The DNA region CTTCTAACATTGCTCCTCGAGGCGTTGCCCGAGCCAGCTCAACGCCCAGACGTGGTGGTGCACCGAATCGTACATGGAGGTAACCTATGTGGCGGCCACGAACTGGACGCAGCTATCTCGGCCGAGCTCGAGGCGTTGGCGCCACTGGCGCCGTTGCACCAGCCCGCAGCGCTTACCGTTGCTCGTGCCGCGGGCCGGCGCTGGCCGCAGTCTCGGCATGGCGTGGCGTTTGATACAAGCTTCCACGCTTCACTTGCCCCGTGGAGCCGACGTCTGCCGATTCCCACAGATTGGGACGCGCTCGGTGTGCGCCGCTACGGCTTCCACGGTCTTGCCTTCGCGTCCGCCTTACGGGAGGTGGTCGCCCAGGATGCTACCATCCTGCACGGTCCTGCTGTATTCGCACACCTGGGTGGCGGGTGCAGCGTCTGTGCCGTAAAGGACGGCGTAAGTCGTGACACCACGATGTCCCTTACGCCATTGGGCGGTGTGCCAGGTCCAACGCGCTCGGGAGATCTCGATCCCGGCGTCTTACTGTATATGCTCCGCCAGAATGGAGGGGATGTAAACGCAACAGAGCGGCGGCTGTTCCACGCTGGAGGCTTGGCGGGGATTGCAGGACATGGGGACATGCGCGTGCTACTTCCCGACTCCGAACCGTCAGCACAGCTTGCTGTGGAGTTGTTCACAGTACGCATCGCGCAGTCGATTGCCGCCATGGCGACCGGGATTAACGGACTCAACCATCTCGTGTTTTCCGGCGGCATAGGCCATCGCGCGGCGCTTGTGCGGGCGCAGATCGTCGCGCGTCTAGAGTGGTTGGGTCTCGCCCTGGATACTGACCTGAACAATGCCGGGGCGACCCGCATCGACGCTCGTACAGGGCCGGGCATATGGAGCGTAGCCGTTGACGAGGAGCGCGAACTGGCCGAATCGGCGCTGGTCTGGCTCTAGAAAGTCGCACATCAGTTATTGCTTACATAGGAATCCAGTGGTCCGCTAAAGTTGGAAGAATCGCAGATTACGAACAGGTAGCGAGTGAATTCAAGCAGAAAAACCGTTTTATGGCCAGTTTGAGTTTTCGGTTCTGTTGTGCCTTTTCCCTTTTTCTAATGGCAGCGTGAAACGACTGTCTACCTGAACAATTTTTAAGAGATTACTCACGTGAAAAAGACCCTTTCTGTTCTGGCTTTGGCCGTGTTGCCGGCTCTCGCATTGGCTGCAGGAAACCATGCGGGTGGCCATGGCTCGGCGCATGGTATGGCGGGCCATGACATGTCGACGATGTCTAGCGCGTCGCTGCCAACTGGTACGCCTGGCGACCCCGCTAAAGTGACACGCACGATAGAACTCACGATGGACGACATCATGCGATTTACGCCGAGCGAGATCCAGGTTCGTGCCGGCGAGACCGTGCGCTTCTTTATCAAGAATAAGGGGAAAATCCCTCACGAAATGGTGATCGGATCGATTGCCGATTTGAAGGCCCATGCTGCAGAAATGCAAAAAATGCCAGGGATGCAGCATGCGGAACCGAATATGATCACCTTGGCACCAGGCAAGATTGGCGGCTTGGTGTGGCAGTTCGACCAGGCTGGCACCGTCGATTTCGCCTGCCTGATTCCGGGCCATATGGAGGCCGGGATGGTTGGCAAGGTAAAGGTCAGCTGAGTTATTACAAAGATATGTCACGCAAAAAATTGGTCTTTGGGTGGGTCGGCGTCGCCATCATTGCTGCCGCCGCCATGCTTTACAGCACGACGCGGCAATCTGGCCCGACGTTCATCGATCCTGCGGACCAGGCGCTGGTGATGCAGGGCAAGGCGATTTACGCCAATAATTGCGCGGCGTGCCACGGTGAATCACTACAAGGTCAGCCGAACTGGCGTGAGCGCATGCCTAATGGCAGGCTTCCTGCACCGCCCCACGACAAGACCGGGCACACTTGGCACCATCCCGATGCAATGCTGGTGGATATGGTCAAGAACGGTTTGGTACCAGGGCGGACGGCGCCTCCGGGGTATGTGAGCGACATGCCGGCGTACCGCCACGTCCTTAGCGACCAAGAGATCAGTGCGGTACTGTCTTATATCAAAAGCAGCTGGCCGCCCAAAGTTTTAGCGGCGCAAAAGGAAGTTACTTTGCAACGACAGAACTGATGCAACTGAGTGCAGTCTTATTTGTATTGTCAGAAGTTTAAGTTTTACGTTTTCCCTGGAGCAAGTTTTTATGAAATTATGGCTAGCAGCGGCTGCCTTAGCTACCGCATCATCCTTTGCACATGCTGCCGGTACGGCCGTTACCGTATACCAAGACCCCAATTGTGGCTGCTGCTCGGGCTGGGTCGAGCACATGCGCGAGTCCGGCTTTGACGTTACGGCGATTAAGACGACCGACATGGCTTCGGTGAAGCAAAAACTCGGGGTGCCGTCGCAGCTTGGCTCATGTCACACGGGTGTGATCGAGGCCACCGGCCAAGTTATCGAGGGGCATGTGCCGGCTAACGCCGTCAAAAAGTTGATCGCCGACGCGTCAGTAAAGGGGGTATCGGCGCCTGGCATGCCTTTAAACGCGCCTGGCATGGGCCAGCTTGACGGCAATCTGCTTACTGTGGACTTCACGGGCAAGGCGTTTTCTCGAGATTAGGCGCCAAACAGAGATGGGGAGGGCGCGAAGTGACCTGCATCATTGCGCCCGAGCCCGCGCGCTATAAGCAAGGGTGTCGCTTTCGTCGCAACTGAGCACTCGTCGGTTCTAGGCCTCAGAACGGCGCCGCATTACCCGCACCGTTAGAACGATTGGCACGGTTTCAGATAATGCGGTTATTTTGTCTTTTGACATACACACGTTCGGTAGATAGGTCTTCGTCGCCTTTAGGACAGTACAGCCTCCTGACTTGCCGCTGCAACATTGAAGACATCTAGCATGTGCGTCAAGCTCGATTCTTCAATCGTCGATAGCGGCCCAAGGCTGCGTAGACGCCCCAATGTTCGCGCGACTTCGCGAATTCGTGCCGGTTCCTCACGCGCGAGTAATTGGGGCAACGCGGCGATTGCTGCGTCGGCATCAATACGGATGATGTTGGCTTGTCGACGTACGATCTCTCGGAAAGAGTCCATGTCAAAGCCACGATCGCAGTCGGGTTGATGCAGCTCAAGCGTCAGGTTGGCACGTCGTTCGTCGATTGAACTGCAGAAGCGGTGAATATAGAATACGGCTCGAATACCTGCCTCGACGGCGCCGCCTTCAGCTACCGAGTTGCGAAGCCCAGCGATTTCTTGCGCCATAAAGGCCCGGTGTTCGGGCGAAACGCTGGGTCGCTTGCGCGAGGGATCGTCATCGGCCGCTTGTCCGGCGAGTGCTTGTACCCAAGATGAGCTGTATATCCATTCAAAAGCCTTTTCGTAGGCGTCGTCGCGAACGTCTCGCCAGAGATTCAACGTCTTTACGATAGCGTCCGACCAAGCTCCCTGGATTTGCAGAAAAGGATTGTCGCCGGCAATGGGTGTGCGTTGCTCGCGGACTTTTTTTGCCGTATCAGCTATGACCGGTGCTAATGGATTGCGATCAGACCACCATTCGTAAGAAAGCCGCAACGGGTGCATGGTCTGTACCCAGTGCGCCGTCTGCGGCGTCACTGCCTGGCGCACCCAGGGCTGGACAAACTGACGGTACAAACCGAGGTTGATCTTCGATACTTGCGCCACAGCGGCGAAACGCCGGTCGCTCTCCGGGTCTGGCTGAACGATTTCACGCACGCTGGCGATGCCTTCACGTTCGATCGACAGCTCATAGCGCTCGGTGGAAAGCGCTGCATCTTTTTGTGAATTTTCCGCAATCGTTGCACGGTAAATGCCGGCGGGCAAGACGTCGATCAAGTCAATGTTGGTGGCGAACTTATGATGCTCTTTGCGACTTACCGCCCCGGAAACGAAGATGCCCAAATGGCCGACGCTTTCGTGAGTGGCGTAGATAATGGTTTGATCGTGCGTGAGCACATCCTTGTCATCGTCGTACAGGTCCGTGATCCAGCCTAGCGCCTGCGGTGGCGGTGTAATGTTGTCGCCATAGGAGCAGAACACCACGATCGGCGAGCGAATGTTGCGCAAGTCGATACGCACGCCGTCCGAGGTGAGCAGTTCGGCCGTGGCAAGACGGTTGCCAATGAACAGATCATCAACGATGTACTGCATCTCCACATCGTTGAGGTAGACGTATCCTCCCCAATATTTTTCAAAGCCCAAGTAGCGTGAGGCCTCGGTGTCGATGTTGGTGTATAGGTGGTGTTGTTTGCTCCATAGCGTGTTGGCTGGATTCAGGTTTTCGAAGTTTTGCACCAACCAGGCGCCATCAAAGCGTCCAGCGCCAAGGTCGCTGGTCATTGCAGTGAGCCAACTGCCACCAAGCAGGCCTGCGGCATAGCGCATGGGGTTACGCCCGCGCCAGCCAGCCCAATACGACAGCGGTGCGCCGGCGACAATGATTGGGCCGAACAATTCGGGGCGCATCGCTGCGGTCATCAGGATCTGCCAGCCCGCTTGGCAATTGCCGATGACGGCCGGTTTGCCCTCGCGGCATGGGTGCGATGCAATCACTTTTTCCAGAAAAGCCGCTTCGGCGTGCATCACGTCCTCGATCGTCTGCCCCGGTACTGGGTCGGGCAAGAAGCCAATGAAATAGCATGGATGGCCGGCGCCGATCACCACACCGATCTCGCTGTCGACTTTAAAGCCGCCAATGCCGGGGCCGTGGCCCGCGCGTGGATCGATCACCACGAAAGGCCGCTTCATGTGGTCCGTGGGCTTATCCTCAGGCGGTATGATCCGTACCAGCCAATAGTTCACGGGACGAGGCAAGTCCCGGCCGGACAGAACCACTTCAGAAGGGAAGTCCAGAACATTCGGAACTTCTTCGCTAAGGTGGGCCTGGTACTGGTTGCCGCGCTGGCGCATCACGTCCGCATAGAGAATGCTTCGTTGCCAGGTATCGACTGTGTACTCCCTCATCGCGTCGACCGACGGCAGTCCAGCAGCTGAAAAAAGCCCCAGAGTATTTCCTGATGGGCCAGCTGTACTGCCTTCTTCTGCTGCATCAGGGCGGACTGTTTTCTGCGGTCTATACGATTTTTCGGTGGTCATGTCGGTTTACCCATCGGTTGGCAACTCATGGCCCTTAAGTAGCTAAACTATTGGGCTGGAGTAGTAGGCGCAGGCATGCGATCCATCATCATTTGCATCATCGACTGCATCATGTCCATGCGCTTTAGCATCATTGTGTGGTCTGCCGCTGATGATTCCGTGGAAGTATTTCCGGCTGTTTGGGGAGACATACTGTCCTTCATTCCCATACCTTGCATTCTGGCAGAAGCCATTCCCATCATTTTCATGCCTTTCTGCATTAGCTCATGGTGCTCGGACATCAGTGCTTGCCGTTCAGCCGGGCTAGCTTTCTGAAATTTTTCATGAAATGCGAGCATCGTCTGCATGTGCGTATCCATTTGCTTTTCTAACAAAGCGGGATTCACATCTGTTTGAGCAGATGCCGACGGCCCACCCGTCGCAGTTACCTCAGGATGGTGGACGTTGTGCTCGGCTGTGGTCTGAGCTGCGGCTAGGGCGCTAGCCGAACCTAAAATAATAGAAGAAACAACTAAACGAACTTTTTTCATGGTGAGCTCCTGGCAGGCAATTTGTAGTCAAGAGGTTGGCTACTGTCTTGACTATACTTGCCATGATCTGTCACAGAGATGTCGCGGTCATTACAAAGCTGTAATGACCGTGGTCTATGTCTACTATTATTGGATGTCGCGCGTACGCAAGGAAAACTCGGCCTTAGACGGATTTTCGCAGTCGTAGTGCGTTAAATACGACTGACGCCGAGCTTAAGCTCATGGCCAATGCAGCGATCAACGGCGAGAGCAAGAGTCCAGTAAACGGATATAAGACACCCGCTGCCAGCGGCACGCCCAGTGCGTTGTAAATGAATGCGAAGCCGAGGTTTTGCTTCATATTGGCCACCGTCATGTTCGATAGGTGTTGAGCCGTGGAGATACCGCGCAGATCCCCTTTGACCAGCGTAATTTGCGCACTATTCATGGCCACGTCGGTGCCCGTTCCCATAGCAATGCCGACGTTTGCTTTGGCAAGAGCCGGCGCATCGTTAATGCCGTCGCCCGCCATGGCGACAATGCGCCCCTCCGATTGGAGCTTGTTAACTAAGTCCAGCTTGTCGGCGGGTTTAACCTCGCCATGGACCTCTTCGATGCCCAGGCGTTGCGCAACGGCTTTCGCGGTCGAGACGCCGTCGCCGGTGGCCATGATGACGCGGATTCCCGCCGCCTTCAGCGTGCGCATCGCTTCAGGCGTACTGCCCTTTATAGGGTCGGAGACGGCCAGCAAGCCCGCCAACCGGCCATCAACTGCCAGATACATGACGCTGGCGCCCGTGGTCCGGAAGGATTCAGCGGTGGTCGTCAACTCCTGGACATTCACGCTTTCTTGCTGCATGAGCGCGGTATTTCCCAATGCCAGCATTTTGCCGTCGACCTGGCCGCGAACGCCAATGCCGCTGCCTGATTCAAAATCGTTAACAGGACTCAAGCTTAAGCCTCGTTCGCGAGCGGCGTCGACGATGGCGTCTGCCAAGGGATGTTCGCTGCCTTGATCCAGGCTTGCTGCAAGGCGCAGCACCTCGTCGGCTTCCATGTCGCCGGCGGGGATGGCTTGCTCGAACGCAGGCCGGCCTTCGGTCAAGGTGCCGGTTTTATCGACAATGAGCGTATCGACTTTGCGCAGGTTTTCGATCGCGGCTGCATCGCGAAAGAGCACGCCTTGCGTGGCGCCTCGGCCCGTCGCCACCATGACGGACATGGGTGTGGCGAGCCCCAATGCACAAGGGCAGGCAATGATCAACACCGCTACGGCGTTGATCAAGCCATAAACCCAGCTTGGCTGTGGACCGAAAATGCCCCAGACAAACAGCGTGGCGATGGCGATGGCGACCACGGCCATGACGAAATAACCGGCCACAAGGTCAGCCATGCGTTGCATCGGTGCGCGGGAGCGCTGCGCCTGGGCGACGAGCTGGACGATTTGCGAGAGCACCGTGGCCGAGCCGACCTTCTCGGCACGGATCACCAGCGCACCAGACGTATTCATGGTTGCCCCGATGACCCTGTCGCCTGGCCGCTTGCTCACCGGCAGAGATTCTCCGGTTAGCATCGACTCATCCAAGGAACTCGTGCCGTCTTCGACAAGGCCATCCACCGGTACCTTTTCGCCTGGGCGCACACGCAAACGATCGCCTTCATGGACGTTCGAAAGCGGTACGTCCTCTTCGGTTCCGTCCGCGTTGATGCGGCGGGCCGTCTTGGGGGCCAGGCCAAGTAAAGACTTGATGGCGGCCGAAGTTTGCGATCGCGCCCGCAGCTCGAGAACCTGGCCGAATAGTGTCAAGGAAATAATGACCACTGCGGCTTCAAAGTAAACGTCAACGCGCCCCATCGACATGAACGTTTCAGGAAATACGCCCGGGGCGACCGTCGCAACGGTGCTGTAGACAAATGCCGCACCTGTGCCCAGCCCAATGAGCGTCCACATGTTAGGGCTGCGGTTGATAATCGATTGCCAGCCACGCACGAAAAATGGCTGCCCCGACCATAACACCACAGGAATCGAGAGCACGAGCTCGATCCACGTTTGCGTCGTTATGTTAAACCAGCCGAGCCGAGGACCGAACATGGCCAGCACAGTGACGACAACGGTAAAGGGCAGCGTCCACCAGAATCTGCGCGAGAAGTCTTTCAGCTCAGGATTATCGTCATCGAGGCTGGGCATAAGCGGCTCGAGCGCCATACCGCACTTCGGACAGCTCCCCGGGTGATCCTGTCGGATTTCGGGATGCATCGGGCAGGTATAGATGGTGCCCGAAGGGACTTGCTCGAGCGCGATTTCCCCTTTGTTTTTTTGTGTGAGGAACTTCTCCGGGTCGCTGTTGAACGTGTCCAGGCATTTCGCGCTGCAAAAATAAAAGGGCCGACCGCCGCGCTCAACATGGTGTGGCGAGCCTTCCGTTACACGCATACCGCACACCGGATCGGTGAGTTGGGAACCAGAGTCTAATTGTGTCACCTTGTGCTGGTGAAGTTGTTCAGATTTGTTCTGCGTCATGACGATAAAAGCCCTTCCAACAGTAGGTGCAAGTCCAGTCCATGTACGGCAAGAACTCTGAGCGTACAGGGACGATTAAGGGGGTAGGTTACATGATGCCAGATACCCACGTGCGTTCAGTCGCTCATCGAGGGTTTAGCGCATTACATTTCTGTCATGGAATTTCCTACAGAGCAACAAACGATCGCGCGCCACCGATTTCGGCTCTTGGCATAACAGTCAACTTGCCGAAGTCAAATACTTTGCATACTGTGAATCTTTCGGTATCTCTTCCCATATTTATTCATGAGACTCCACCGCGACAGAACCCCTATAGGCTTACTTAGCGGCTTAAGAACCCTGACGCGGTTGAGCTGGGATCGCGCTGGTCCAGGCAGGTAATGAACTGGCATGCAATGTACACCCAAAATCAACTAGATGAAGGTGCCGCAAAACTAAATAGAAGGCCACGGCAAACATTAGGATTTAAAGCCCGACGCAAGTATGCAAGTATTTGACGACGCCTTGCACTGACCGCATGAATCCGCCCGACCTGGAGGTAGATTTTTAAAAGCGTACACCAGTAACTTTGGGCCTTCGCTCAGGAATGCGAATTTAGCTTTCGTGCTGCGTGCTAGCCGACGCTAGACATAAACCCGCGTGTAGTTAGATCGCCCATCGGGCGATGGTGGCGCTCGCCGCGCGGCCGGTATCTACAGTGAACCAATACATGGTCGTGATCCCCGCTGCAATGAGCTCGCCGCCTAGAACGCCAACTGTATCACTGCACTCCCACACTTCAAGCGCTTTCGCGGCATAAACGGCCGTCTCCCCGCAGCGCGGGTCCCTTCCATTTATTCCACGGTCCCTTTCCGTTCGTCGCTACGTGATTCAGCACGGCAAGGCGACGAACTCACGGCAACGGCGGCAACCCCGCAGGAACCGTATTACTGCGAACGCCGAAAACCTACGACCAGGCTCGGAATCTTCGGCCCCGGTCAGCAGGAAAACCAACCGGCTTTTGAAGGATAGAACTATGGAACACGTTAACCACAATGCAGCTTTGGGCTATGACAACATGAACGCAGGGCAGACGCTCTATGTGCGCAGCCCATCGGGCCGGTATCATGCCGCGACCGATTCGCACGTACTGGCCGCCGCGAGGATCGCCGCTGAAAGCCTAATTAGTGATCGGGCAGCAATGGGAAACCCGGACACCGTCAAACGGTATTTTCAATCGAAACTGTCGGGAATGGGGCACGAAGTCGCCGCTGTGCTGTATCTGAACAGCCAGTTTAAGGTGATTCGTTACATGGAAATGAGCCATGGAACGCTGACGCAGGCCAGCGTATACCCGCGCGAAATCGTTAAAACCGCGCTACGCCTGGATGCTGCTGCAATCATCATGTCGCACAACCATCCTAGCGGCGTACCCGAAGTACTGTGCGGCTCCAGCCATTCTCGACATAGGCTTGCGCATACAAAATGGCGGTGTTCACCGACTTGATTTTGGCCAGCAGGGTGCGCACATGCCCCCATGGCATTTGTCCCACAGGCTGTGGGACAAATTCAAACTGTGGGCTGAAAAAAGCATATAACTGACGCATGGCGAAAAGACTGGTGCGCGAAAAACCCTTCATGCCCGGGTAGGTGTTTAAGGATCGTGTCCTGCCGTTTGATACGGATGCAGCGCGCCACTACGCCGACCTGGCCTTTACGGCCCGGAGCGGTGGGCGTGGTTTGCCCACGCCAGACGGCTACATCGCAGCCGTTGCGGCCTCCCGGGGCTTCATCGTGGCATCGCGTGACACTTCGCCCTATGAAGCGGCCGGCGTGAAAGTAATCGACCCTTGGGAAGATCACAAAAAAACGTAAGCCCGGCGTGATGGTGTCGCAAGCGTGGGTACCTTGGCAGACTTGGCGAATTGCCACGTCATGGCCTAACGCCCGGGGAATGTGCTGCACATTAATTCGTCCGAAGACAATGTACGCGCCGCCATTCACCCGGCGTCATCCCCACCCGTTGCCTAAACATGCGCGTGAGATGGGACTGATCGCACATCCCGCAATCCAGGGCAATCTCACAAAGGGAATGGCTGCTCGTCAGCATCATTTGCTGAGCGCGCTCGATGCGCAATCTTGCGATATAGGCGAATGGGGTCTGGCCGAACGTTTCCTTGAAAGTTCGAAAGAAGTGCCCGGGACTTAATCCGGTGAGCGCAACCAGATCAGGACTCCTGATAGGCTGTTCCAAATTCTCCTCGATGAAAGCTGTCAAGCGTTTGGCCTGCCAGGCCGGCAGTCCGCCGCGGAATGCGCTTTCGCTCTTGGGTCCGCGTTCGCGCTCCAGGCTGGCACTAAGCAAGGCCGTCGCGCGGGACAAGCAGGCTTGTGCAGCATCTCGATCGAGCTCAACTTTGGATTGGGCTGCGGTGAGCAACTCGAGCAAAGTCGCTGTCAGAATAACCCCACCGTGGCTGCTCTGTTCATGAGCCCCGGTGGCTAACTCTGCATAATTTGTCATGGCATTTTCTCCGCTTGTGATCGTTTAGGGATCTCGATCCACGTAAGGAAGATGATCGGGCAGAACTGCCCAAATGCTAAGTAAAGTGTTGAGAAATCCCGTAAAGCAGGTGTCTCGCGGACTTCGTCGTTCTACGCTGAACTGCGTAACGATCCATCAAAAGGGGAGGTGCCGGAGAGATCGCGCAGAACGATCAACTGCACGATCTTGTCGTCGGCCAGAGTGAAGTAGAGCAGGACTTCCAGCGGATCCGGCAGCCCACGCTTATCGAATGTTCCGTCGGCATGAGCGGCAACAACGCAGTGACCGTAATGTTGAAGGCAATG from Pollutimonas thiosulfatoxidans includes:
- a CDS encoding DUF3141 domain-containing protein: MREYTVDTWQRSILYADVMRQRGNQYQAHLSEEVPNVLDFPSEVVLSGRDLPRPVNYWLVRIIPPEDKPTDHMKRPFVVIDPRAGHGPGIGGFKVDSEIGVVIGAGHPCYFIGFLPDPVPGQTIEDVMHAEAAFLEKVIASHPCREGKPAVIGNCQAGWQILMTAAMRPELFGPIIVAGAPLSYWAGWRGRNPMRYAAGLLGGSWLTAMTSDLGAGRFDGAWLVQNFENLNPANTLWSKQHHLYTNIDTEASRYLGFEKYWGGYVYLNDVEMQYIVDDLFIGNRLATAELLTSDGVRIDLRNIRSPIVVFCSYGDNITPPPQALGWITDLYDDDKDVLTHDQTIIYATHESVGHLGIFVSGAVSRKEHHKFATNIDLIDVLPAGIYRATIAENSQKDAALSTERYELSIEREGIASVREIVQPDPESDRRFAAVAQVSKINLGLYRQFVQPWVRQAVTPQTAHWVQTMHPLRLSYEWWSDRNPLAPVIADTAKKVREQRTPIAGDNPFLQIQGAWSDAIVKTLNLWRDVRDDAYEKAFEWIYSSSWVQALAGQAADDDPSRKRPSVSPEHRAFMAQEIAGLRNSVAEGGAVEAGIRAVFYIHRFCSSIDERRANLTLELHQPDCDRGFDMDSFREIVRRQANIIRIDADAAIAALPQLLAREEPARIREVARTLGRLRSLGPLSTIEESSLTHMLDVFNVAAASQEAVLS
- a CDS encoding DUF1016 N-terminal domain-containing protein codes for the protein MKGFSRTSLFAMRQLYAFFSPQFEFVPQPVGQMPWGHVRTLLAKIKSVNTAILYAQAYVENGWSRTVLRVRR
- a CDS encoding DUF411 domain-containing protein — its product is MKLWLAAAALATASSFAHAAGTAVTVYQDPNCGCCSGWVEHMRESGFDVTAIKTTDMASVKQKLGVPSQLGSCHTGVIEATGQVIEGHVPANAVKKLIADASVKGVSAPGMPLNAPGMGQLDGNLLTVDFTGKAFSRD
- a CDS encoding c-type cytochrome, coding for MSRKKLVFGWVGVAIIAAAAMLYSTTRQSGPTFIDPADQALVMQGKAIYANNCAACHGESLQGQPNWRERMPNGRLPAPPHDKTGHTWHHPDAMLVDMVKNGLVPGRTAPPGYVSDMPAYRHVLSDQEISAVLSYIKSSWPPKVLAAQKEVTLQRQN
- a CDS encoding heavy metal translocating P-type ATPase yields the protein MTQNKSEQLHQHKVTQLDSGSQLTDPVCGMRVTEGSPHHVERGGRPFYFCSAKCLDTFNSDPEKFLTQKNKGEIALEQVPSGTIYTCPMHPEIRQDHPGSCPKCGMALEPLMPSLDDDNPELKDFSRRFWWTLPFTVVVTVLAMFGPRLGWFNITTQTWIELVLSIPVVLWSGQPFFVRGWQSIINRSPNMWTLIGLGTGAAFVYSTVATVAPGVFPETFMSMGRVDVYFEAAVVIISLTLFGQVLELRARSQTSAAIKSLLGLAPKTARRINADGTEEDVPLSNVHEGDRLRVRPGEKVPVDGLVEDGTSSLDESMLTGESLPVSKRPGDRVIGATMNTSGALVIRAEKVGSATVLSQIVQLVAQAQRSRAPMQRMADLVAGYFVMAVVAIAIATLFVWGIFGPQPSWVYGLINAVAVLIIACPCALGLATPMSVMVATGRGATQGVLFRDAAAIENLRKVDTLIVDKTGTLTEGRPAFEQAIPAGDMEADEVLRLAASLDQGSEHPLADAIVDAARERGLSLSPVNDFESGSGIGVRGQVDGKMLALGNTALMQQESVNVQELTTTAESFRTTGASVMYLAVDGRLAGLLAVSDPIKGSTPEAMRTLKAAGIRVIMATGDGVSTAKAVAQRLGIEEVHGEVKPADKLDLVNKLQSEGRIVAMAGDGINDAPALAKANVGIAMGTGTDVAMNSAQITLVKGDLRGISTAQHLSNMTVANMKQNLGFAFIYNALGVPLAAGVLYPFTGLLLSPLIAALAMSLSSASVVFNALRLRKSV
- a CDS encoding JAB domain-containing protein, whose translation is MEHVNHNAALGYDNMNAGQTLYVRSPSGRYHAATDSHVLAAARIAAESLISDRAAMGNPDTVKRYFQSKLSGMGHEVAAVLYLNSQFKVIRYMEMSHGTLTQASVYPREIVKTALRLDAAAIIMSHNHPSGVPEVLCGSSHSRHRLAHTKWRCSPT
- a CDS encoding cupredoxin domain-containing protein, coding for MKKTLSVLALAVLPALALAAGNHAGGHGSAHGMAGHDMSTMSSASLPTGTPGDPAKVTRTIELTMDDIMRFTPSEIQVRAGETVRFFIKNKGKIPHEMVIGSIADLKAHAAEMQKMPGMQHAEPNMITLAPGKIGGLVWQFDQAGTVDFACLIPGHMEAGMVGKVKVS
- a CDS encoding helix-turn-helix domain-containing protein, which codes for MTNYAELATGAHEQSSHGGVILTATLLELLTAAQSKVELDRDAAQACLSRATALLSASLERERGPKSESAFRGGLPAWQAKRLTAFIEENLEQPIRSPDLVALTGLSPGHFFRTFKETFGQTPFAYIARLRIERAQQMMLTSSHSLCEIALDCGMCDQSHLTRMFRQRVGMTPGEWRRVHCLRTN